Below is a genomic region from Rana temporaria chromosome 3, aRanTem1.1, whole genome shotgun sequence.
CAGCATTGCTGATAGTATCTGACATACAGAAGACATTTCAGTAAGTTTCATTCTAGTAAATTATTCTGTGCCACACAGCAGGGAATTTGCACCTTATAAGGTCAATCCCTTCTATACTTCACTAGCTGTACTTCTATGGGCTTCTTAAGCCATGAATATTCAGGCTCACACCACCTAGCACTTCAGTCACTGAGCATTAATGTGCATTCTAATAGTATTTCAAAGTCAAACAAATAATATTTGTCATGTACATGGATATCAAACATCTTCTCTATTGTATTTAAATGAAACGTCCAAATGATTGAAAATGTTTGCTGTAAAAAGAATGTGATAAGAATGTTAAACATCCTATTCCTTTGGGAGAATTCTCCTTTGGATGCTCCAGTGTAGAAGCTGCATATATGACAGCCAATCTTTCAATCAATCCTGGTACAGTATTGCAATGGGCTGGCTAACAGTTGCCTTTGTTCAGAGTAAATTAATTCAGAGAGAAGCAAACATCTGATAATCATAAGGAATTGGGTTCGCGGATAACTGAGATTTGATGTAAGGGATTAAAACCTTAGGTGGTATTTTTTATACATTCTATACAATTTTCAATTTTTCCTATACATTAATTTGGATTTGACTCAACGCATGAATGTTTCAATCAGTTACCTACATGCTGGAATACACAATTTCTTACAGCTACAAATCTGCCTGATGTATTCTTAGAAAACTGATCACGTTCCGTCAAATGAACATCATATTCTATGTGGCATTCAAGCTATTCCCTTTCTCTACCTTGGCTACCCCTTCAGCACTTGAATTGCTGAAAACACACTGTAGCCCACAGCAATGGCAATTTGAAAAAGAACcaagcactttattatttataaatattttcatTCAGTTTTAATGGGTGCCGAACAAAGTGTCCTTGTTCATTTATTTGTAAcactatatataattttgttataTAAGAGCTCTACTTTGcttaaaaaacaatataacatatacaattgctacacaagctgTATTATAATTTATTGTTATATATATTGTGCTGTAATGTTCTaaaacttttggaaaaaaaacaatacaatatggCAACCTGCTGTGCATTGGTGTATGGAAAGCCAATAGAAATGTTATTTCCTTCTTGTGTGATTGGATTGTAAGTCTCAGAAGTCTGcaccacaataaaaataaagggccagattcttgtagaactgcggcggcgtaacgtatctcctttacgttacacggccgcaagttttacgggcaagtgcttgattcacaaagcacttgcctgtaaacttgcggcggcgtagcgtaaagtccactggcgcaagcccgcctaattcaaatgatccatgtagggggcgtggatcatttaaattaggcgcgttcccgcgccgatcgtactgcgcatgctccgtctcgaatttttccgccgtgcattgcgcaaaattacgtcgcaagtacgtcattggtttcgacgttaacgtaaatggcgcccaacgccattcacggacgacttacgcaaacaacgtaacattttcaaattgcgacgcgggaacgacggccatacttaacattgagttcgccacctagggggcatgtttatctttacgtcgcgtatctcttacggaaacgacgtaaaatcactacgacgggcaagcgtacgttcgtgaatctgcgtaactagtcatttgcatattctacgccgaccgcaatggaagcgccacctagcggtcagcctagatattgcaccctaagatacaacggcgctggccgtcgtatcttaggcatgtttaagtgtatctcagtttgagaatacacttaaacatacgacggccttagattcggacttacgtcggagtatctgctgatacgccggcgtaattctatgtgaatctggcccaaagttttagCCATGCCTTGCAATAGTAGTTTCTCTATTGGAGAGAGTACCTAAGCCCCGTCACgctggtgcgacttgtcatgtgttTTGATAgtttcaaatcacatgacaagccgCACCCTATTGTCTGCAATGGAAGCGGTCAAATCGTTGCAACTCCGACTCCATTTCAATGTCGTGTTCGGTGTGACTTTGGCTTGTGTACTCTGTAGATTTCTTTATTAGAACATTGACAGGGAAATTCAGTAAAACACTACTGACAGTTTTATGCCAGTATGGCCCTATAAAATGGTCTGCACCAGATTCAAAAATCCCTATCACCTAAGGGACTGGAGACCAAACTTAAATATTATTATACATATTCAATAATATTACTAATGATATATGATAAATACCATTAGACTTAAATTTTGTATAAATTGCCACGACCCTTTATTATTGGCATGACGATACAACTTACCAATAATAAACCATTTTTATTCATAACGATAAAATGTTTATTCATAGCCATATATAAGATAGCATATAATATAGCATACAAAAGGTTTAGCCATTAAAACTCGAACCAACATTACTACACCACTAACACTACTATCCCCTTCCGTAGAAGAGATAAAGCCACATAATGAAGGACCGCAAcaaggggagggagggatgcGTCTCCTTCTGCTGCAGCCGTTGGTCTGATCTGGTACCATTGGTTTTAACGTCTTTTataacttctttaaccacttgccaaccaacaaatgtacatatacgtcagcagaatacccctgccacgagctccgtgaccgtgcccgtgggacccacggactcgatgtccgccgttgtcccgcgatcgtgtcacagagctgtcaATCACAAAGGGAGCAAGCCTGATGGGGAGCCAGTGTCCATGAATCCCCataaatctccgccccctcccccccaatacaAAACCCTCCACTGCAGCGTTGAGGAAGCACAGCTGCTCTGAGGATGGACTGTCTGTATGGACATCCAGGCTCCAGTGTGCCTCCACAGATTTATGTATCTGTCTACAAAAGGTATATGAATCTGTAACCCACACTGACATTTGTCATTTGGAGGCATGTCTGAATTCTAAAGAGTGTCTAGGCACTCTTTATGAATTCCCCTGTCAGAGTGTGCCAAGTGCTTTTAATGATTATAATGAGTGTAGACCCTCCCTTTCATCAGTCTGGAAAGGACTTTGTGAAACATCTATTTCTTCAGAACAGAAAAGGGTAGGGACTGCAACAaatgttgttaaccacttgccgaccgctgtgctgatttacgttggcagaatggcatgggcaggcaaatgggcgtacgtccctttgaattttccACCCTAGCGGGAGTGCACCTGCGGGTCCCGCAAACTCAATGTACGCCAGTGGCCCGGGATTGTGACACGGAGAAGCAGAATGGGGAAACAATcactttgtaaaacaacccattcagtttaaaattttaatgaaatgcaaaacatttgtgtatacggtagatataaaaaaaattataaatattttttttcccttttttatacgtGATCCCATTCCCTCTGTTCCctatgttctcagctgcataagagctgggggaggagaagcaacagcacatTGAAAGGCTGTGCagagggggggtgtcaggacaagtctggccATTGGAGAAGAGCACACTGAGTTTGAAGTATAACATTGAAGTGCTGCACCATTGCTAAGAATGGACTAGAAGTGAACTGGATCTTTAATGTTATTTCTTCCATTGTGATTGCAAACACAAGCCTTGTCAGCAGCTTGTTTGGCAGCTCCCGAAACACGTTGGCTTCTCTTTGGATTGCTGACTGACTTTTCTTGGAATTTAGCATTTAGCAGTGGTGTGGCACATCAGTTTCCATTTTATTTGTTACATTACACTACAGACCAAAGAGACTGTTCAGATCCCCTGGGCATAGAAATCACCTGTCGAGCGGCTGTGCGGTATCGCCTTGATGTACAAACCTGACGGGGCGCACACCGGTGTCACCCCGGACTTTACACAGAACTACCTCATGGAGGGGAAATCATATTTTTTAGGGGGGTTTGCAGGTCACTCTGTGTTTTTTCCGCCCactgacgtcacttcctggtctgtgcTGGGGACCGGAAGTAGCAGAGAGGAAGTTTTTGTGATGGTGTCACCGGGGGTCCTGTGAGTGCTGGCTGCCGTTGGTCTGTGTAGGGATGGAGGGGCAACCTACCTACGAGGATTACACGTACCCTGTGGTCTTCCTGCCCCCCTATGAGAACCCCCGGCCTGGATCCCCCTTCAGGAGAGAGTGTACAGCTCGGATTACAACAACGAGCTGACGCGTTTCCTCCCCCGCTCCATCCTGCTGAAGAAACCTCCTGGAGCTCAGTTGGGATTCAATatccgaggagggaaggcgtcTCAGCTCGGGATCTTCATCTCTAAGGTTATCCCCGACTCTGACGCTCACCGCGCCGGCCTACAGGAAGGAGATCAGGTGCTCACCGTCAACAACGTGGATTTCCAGGATATCGAGCACAGCAAGGCTGTGGAGATCTTGAAAACTGCCAGAGAAATCTACATGCAAGTTCGCTACTTCCCATACAACTATCAGCGGCAGAAGGAGAGAACCGTCCACTAGCCCCTGATCTGTCGGTGGAAAGCAGCCGGCGGTGGCGCCGTGGATGTGATGGATCACTCTAACCACCTACCTGTGACCCCTTCATATTCGGGGTACGGCGGTCTCTGGGATCTCTTCGGCCGGTTGGAGCCGTTCATTATAAATCTGTAATACCCGACATTCTATGGGGACTATCCCTTCACAATAAGACTCCTCCCTACTAATTataatgtgggggagggggggtcatctTCATCCCTTTCCATACAGGAGGTACGAATGTATTTCTATAActtataaataaagtttttttggaacaagaaaaaaaaaaaatcacctgtcTGGGAACCAGATTACTTACATCAGCATCCatactttaaagtgtaagttcacattTACAGGAAATCTGTAAGGTGACCTTACACTtgaccccctccccaccccctgaTCCTTCTGTACAAGATTGTCGTGATTCCCCGCTGTCAGAgggtttacattacacaaccccacacctctggacccttttacatttccCAGCCCCCtacatattacacagccccctctgCACAtcacacagaccccctgcataatacacagcccccccccccccatgtcatgctttaaaattgcgcacactcttgGAATgatgacaaactacggtacttaaaaatatccatatgcGGTCTTGTGCTAGTATAACTGCTCTCACTCTAAggatgtgtggtttaaacactgttAACATTTGCGGTCGCGACTtaggtatgtgtttgcttcttatttatttta
It encodes:
- the LOC120930293 gene encoding LOW QUALITY PROTEIN: PDZ domain-containing protein 11-like (The sequence of the model RefSeq protein was modified relative to this genomic sequence to represent the inferred CDS: inserted 1 base in 1 codon) encodes the protein MEGQPTYEDYTYPVVFLPPYEXPPAWIPLQERVYSSDYNNELTRFLPRSILLKKPPGAQLGFNIRGGKASQLGIFISKVIPDSDAHRAGLQEGDQVLTVNNVDFQDIEHSKAVEILKTAREIYMQVRYFPYNYQRQKERTVH